The following are encoded together in the Longimicrobium sp. genome:
- a CDS encoding superoxide dismutase: MAFTLPELPYAHEALVPHIDAETMQIHHGKHHKTYVDNLNAALAKHPDFNAGDDIDALMRRLDEVPADIKGAVRNNGGGHANHSLFWKVMGPNGGGAPTGALGDAIESTFGGFDAFKEAWANAGKGRFGSGWVWLVADAAGLSIVDTPNQDTPLMEGRTPILGLDVWEHAYYLNYQNRRPDYITAWWNVVNWDEVARRYEANRG; encoded by the coding sequence TACGCGCACGAGGCGCTGGTGCCGCACATCGATGCGGAAACGATGCAGATCCATCATGGCAAGCACCACAAGACCTACGTCGACAACCTGAACGCGGCGCTCGCCAAGCACCCCGACTTCAACGCCGGCGACGACATCGACGCGCTGATGCGCCGGCTGGACGAGGTGCCCGCGGACATCAAGGGCGCCGTGCGCAACAACGGCGGCGGGCACGCCAACCACAGCCTGTTCTGGAAGGTGATGGGCCCCAACGGCGGCGGTGCTCCCACCGGCGCCCTGGGCGACGCCATCGAGAGCACGTTCGGCGGCTTCGACGCCTTCAAGGAGGCGTGGGCCAACGCCGGCAAGGGCCGCTTCGGCAGCGGCTGGGTGTGGCTCGTGGCCGACGCCGCCGGGCTCAGCATCGTCGACACGCCCAACCAGGACACGCCCCTGATGGAGGGCCGCACGCCCATCCTGGGGCTGGACGTGTGGGAGCACGCGTACTACCTGAACTACCAGAACCGGCGTCCCGACTACATCACCGCCTGGTGGAACGTGGTGAACTGGGACGAGGTGGCCCGCCGCTACGAGGCGAACCGCGGCTGA
- a CDS encoding NAD(P) transhydrogenase subunit alpha, with the protein MPLTIGVPTETALGERRVALVPEICAKLAAQDMQVLVESGAGEAAYFPDDAFQAAGAHVVSRAEVLRADVLATVNGPGEDDLPHVRRDGVLVGLMRPLDDAARMERIAATGATALAMDLVPRTTRAQSMDALSAMATVAGYRAVLLAAEALPRFFPLLTTAAGTMRPAKVLVLGAGVAGLQAIATARRLGAVVSAYDVRAAAAEEARSLGATFITLDLDTAGAEGGGGYAAALDEERQRRQVELLGAHVAAQDVVICTALVPGRRAPLLVSEEAVGGMAPGSVIVDLAAPNGGNCALTHPGVASHAGGVRIYGPLNLPAEMPVHASQMYARTMAALVGYFAKDGAFAPAEDDEIFRGMCVTAGGQVVNERVRALLAAPPA; encoded by the coding sequence ATGCCGCTCACGATCGGCGTTCCCACGGAAACCGCGCTCGGCGAGCGCCGCGTCGCGCTGGTTCCCGAAATCTGCGCGAAGCTGGCCGCGCAGGACATGCAGGTTCTCGTCGAAAGCGGCGCGGGCGAGGCCGCATACTTTCCGGACGACGCGTTCCAGGCCGCGGGCGCCCACGTCGTCTCCCGCGCCGAAGTGCTGCGCGCGGACGTGCTGGCGACGGTGAACGGCCCCGGCGAGGACGACCTGCCACACGTCCGGCGGGATGGCGTGCTCGTCGGCCTCATGCGGCCGCTGGACGACGCTGCGCGGATGGAGCGCATCGCCGCCACGGGCGCCACGGCGCTGGCGATGGACCTGGTGCCGCGCACCACCCGCGCCCAGAGCATGGACGCGCTCTCCGCCATGGCGACCGTCGCCGGATACCGCGCCGTGCTGCTGGCCGCCGAGGCGCTGCCCCGCTTCTTTCCCCTGCTCACCACCGCCGCCGGGACCATGCGGCCCGCCAAGGTGCTCGTGCTGGGCGCCGGCGTGGCGGGGCTGCAGGCGATCGCCACGGCGCGGCGGCTGGGCGCGGTGGTCTCGGCGTACGACGTTCGCGCGGCGGCGGCAGAGGAGGCCCGCTCGCTGGGCGCCACGTTCATCACGCTGGACCTGGACACCGCGGGGGCCGAGGGCGGCGGCGGGTACGCGGCCGCGCTGGACGAGGAGCGGCAGCGGCGCCAGGTGGAGCTGCTGGGCGCGCACGTCGCCGCGCAGGACGTAGTGATCTGCACGGCGCTCGTCCCCGGCCGGCGCGCGCCGCTGCTGGTGTCGGAAGAGGCCGTCGGCGGGATGGCGCCCGGCTCGGTGATCGTGGACCTGGCCGCGCCCAACGGGGGCAACTGCGCCCTCACCCACCCCGGCGTCGCGTCGCACGCGGGCGGCGTCCGCATCTACGGCCCGCTGAACCTGCCCGCCGAGATGCCCGTGCACGCCAGCCAGATGTACGCACGCACGATGGCGGCCCTGGTCGGGTACTTCGCCAAGGACGGCGCGTTCGCCCCGGCGGAGGACGACGAGATCTTCCGCGGGATGTGCGTCACCGCCGGCGGCCAGGTGGTGAACGAGCGCGTCCGCGCCCTCCTCGCGGCCCCGCCCGCCTGA
- a CDS encoding NAD(P) transhydrogenase subunit alpha — protein sequence MVVTLLVVFVLASFVGVEIISKVPQTLHTPLMSGSNAVSGITVVGAIAAAGMVDSPVAQWLGFVALVLATINVVGGYLVTDRMLQMFKKREPAKLGDTQAGDGR from the coding sequence ATGGTCGTAACCCTGCTCGTGGTATTCGTGCTCGCGTCGTTCGTCGGCGTCGAGATCATCAGCAAGGTCCCGCAGACGCTGCACACGCCGCTGATGTCGGGGAGCAACGCCGTCAGCGGCATCACCGTCGTGGGCGCCATCGCTGCGGCCGGGATGGTGGATTCGCCCGTGGCGCAGTGGCTGGGCTTCGTTGCGCTGGTGCTGGCGACGATCAACGTGGTGGGCGGCTACTTGGTGACCGACCGCATGCTGCAGATGTTCAAAAAGCGCGAGCCGGCGAAGCTGGGTGACACACAGGCGGGAGACGGCCGATGA
- a CDS encoding NAD(P)(+) transhydrogenase (Re/Si-specific) subunit beta: MSTLVNLAYLAAAALFIIGIKRMNSPATARAGNRLSAVGMLIAIVATLLSARILSPWMIAGGLALGTVLGILLALRVQMTQMPEMVAALNGLGGAASALVAWAEVSRYTAAQAEGFAGSGFARHGLVALDARLVITITLSVLIGAVTFSGSFVAFGKLNGKISGNPVSFPGMRLITSLLALVSLAAVAFPLVRLGDSGFDAGPLAISTLVLGVVALVLGVLLVIPIGGADMPVVVSLLNSYSGLAAAATGFVLENQALIVSGALVGASGIILSKIMCDAMNRSLLNVLVGGFGGGAAEGGERSAAGLTVRTVTPDDAAVLLAYAGQVVVVPGYGLAVAQAQHVIRELVDLVQARGVRVKYAIHPVAGRMPGHMNVLLAEANVPYDQLFEMDEINDEFERTDAVLVIGANDVVNPAARTDPSSPIYGMPILNVDRAKNVIVLKRSMAAGYSGVENELFYLPRTGMLFGDARKSLERLVAEVKALS; this comes from the coding sequence ATGAGCACGCTGGTGAACCTGGCGTACCTGGCGGCTGCGGCGCTGTTCATCATCGGCATCAAGCGGATGAACTCTCCCGCCACCGCGCGCGCGGGCAACCGCCTCTCGGCCGTCGGAATGCTGATCGCCATCGTGGCCACGCTGCTCTCCGCCCGCATCCTGTCGCCGTGGATGATCGCCGGCGGATTGGCGCTGGGGACGGTGCTGGGAATTCTGCTCGCCCTGCGCGTGCAGATGACGCAGATGCCGGAGATGGTGGCCGCGCTGAACGGGCTGGGCGGCGCGGCCTCGGCGCTGGTGGCCTGGGCGGAGGTCAGCCGATACACCGCGGCGCAGGCGGAAGGGTTCGCCGGGTCCGGCTTCGCCCGCCACGGGCTGGTGGCGCTGGATGCGCGGCTGGTGATCACCATCACCCTGAGCGTGCTGATCGGTGCCGTGACGTTCTCGGGGAGCTTCGTGGCGTTCGGGAAGCTGAACGGAAAGATCTCCGGCAACCCGGTGTCGTTCCCGGGGATGCGCCTCATCACCAGCCTCCTCGCGCTGGTGTCCCTCGCCGCGGTGGCGTTTCCGCTGGTGAGGCTGGGCGACTCGGGCTTCGACGCCGGCCCGCTGGCGATCTCCACGCTCGTCCTGGGCGTGGTGGCGCTGGTGCTGGGCGTGCTGCTGGTGATTCCCATCGGCGGGGCCGACATGCCGGTGGTGGTCTCGCTGCTCAACTCGTACTCGGGGCTGGCCGCGGCGGCGACGGGGTTCGTGCTGGAGAACCAGGCGCTGATCGTCAGTGGGGCGCTGGTGGGCGCGTCGGGGATCATCCTCAGCAAGATCATGTGCGACGCCATGAACCGGTCGCTGCTGAACGTGCTGGTGGGCGGGTTCGGCGGGGGCGCGGCGGAGGGCGGGGAGCGCTCCGCCGCCGGGCTGACGGTGCGCACGGTGACGCCCGACGACGCGGCGGTGCTGCTGGCGTACGCCGGCCAGGTGGTGGTGGTGCCGGGGTACGGGCTGGCCGTGGCGCAGGCCCAGCACGTGATTCGTGAGCTGGTGGACCTGGTGCAGGCGCGCGGCGTGCGGGTGAAGTACGCCATCCACCCGGTGGCGGGACGCATGCCCGGCCACATGAACGTGCTGCTGGCCGAGGCCAACGTGCCCTACGACCAGCTGTTCGAGATGGACGAGATCAACGACGAGTTCGAGCGTACCGACGCCGTGCTGGTGATCGGCGCCAACGACGTGGTGAACCCCGCGGCGCGCACGGACCCGTCCTCACCCATCTACGGGATGCCCATCCTGAACGTGGACCGCGCCAAGAACGTGATCGTGCTCAAGCGGAGCATGGCGGCGGGCTACAGCGGCGTGGAGAACGAGCTCTTCTACCTGCCGCGCACGGGCATGCTCTTCGGCGACGCCAGAAAATCACTCGAGCGGCTCGTGGCTGAAGTGAAGGCGCTGAGCTAG
- a CDS encoding ATP-binding protein, which yields MGVTNVWYILNLRESPFFQDPLDPTTGGQYPIRLFVGRDEEAEHILRGMGSAPHSRHAIQGPPGVGKTTLVQYIKAQVAEDGWLADANAIPVTSTTTAEELLVRILASVHDALGARDETLLQQPPMQEVRQLLALERERSASGSIGLPLIGSLGAGTASQRFTGPGALMVQPTRLLRELNDLAHRHLQSPGILIHLNNLENITEADQKEAARIIRDLRDQALMYPGFHFVLAGTDDAIRTIVAEQEQLRSIFSNPGSLRPLGISQLHALLELRYSYLRVDDTRPSIEPVTKLAVENLYKLFDGNLRGTLHALDEAAKILVGRGEDPTEPMSLERMAPVLFRIYHAKMHADLTAAQVSHLTTIASRWPAGVITPGATEKVLHLKRNPTYTLFSELVRKGYLTDAGRAQTGRPGRPEQQYALTGQARLALGAFS from the coding sequence GTGGGCGTAACGAACGTCTGGTACATCCTGAACTTGCGGGAAAGCCCATTTTTCCAGGATCCTCTCGACCCTACGACAGGAGGACAATACCCGATCCGCCTGTTCGTAGGACGAGATGAGGAGGCCGAACATATCCTGCGCGGGATGGGCAGTGCCCCGCATAGCCGCCACGCCATCCAGGGCCCCCCAGGCGTCGGAAAAACGACGCTCGTCCAGTACATCAAGGCTCAGGTTGCGGAGGATGGCTGGCTCGCGGACGCCAACGCGATTCCGGTGACCAGCACCACAACGGCGGAAGAGCTACTGGTCCGCATCCTGGCCTCGGTACACGACGCTCTCGGGGCACGGGACGAGACGTTGCTCCAGCAACCTCCAATGCAGGAGGTCCGCCAGCTCCTCGCCCTGGAGCGCGAACGCTCCGCGAGCGGCAGCATTGGTTTGCCCCTGATCGGGAGCTTGGGCGCCGGAACGGCATCTCAGCGGTTCACCGGTCCGGGAGCGCTGATGGTGCAGCCGACACGCCTGCTACGCGAGCTGAACGACTTGGCGCACCGCCATCTGCAGTCCCCGGGGATCCTGATCCACCTGAACAACCTCGAGAACATTACCGAGGCCGACCAGAAAGAAGCTGCGCGGATCATCCGCGACCTGCGGGACCAGGCACTGATGTATCCTGGCTTTCACTTCGTGCTCGCCGGCACGGACGACGCCATTCGCACCATCGTCGCCGAACAGGAGCAGCTCCGGAGTATCTTCAGCAATCCTGGCTCTCTGCGCCCCTTGGGCATCTCGCAGTTGCACGCGCTCCTGGAACTCCGGTACAGCTACCTGCGGGTCGACGACACGCGGCCGTCGATCGAGCCGGTAACGAAACTCGCTGTGGAGAACCTTTACAAGCTGTTCGACGGCAATCTCCGCGGCACACTCCACGCGCTGGACGAGGCAGCCAAGATTCTCGTGGGCCGCGGAGAGGATCCCACTGAACCGATGTCTCTTGAACGCATGGCACCCGTTCTCTTCAGGATCTACCACGCCAAGATGCACGCGGATCTGACGGCGGCGCAGGTTAGTCATCTCACGACCATCGCCAGTCGGTGGCCGGCGGGAGTGATCACTCCGGGTGCGACCGAGAAGGTCCTGCACCTGAAGCGCAATCCGACCTATACCCTCTTTTCCGAGCTCGTGCGAAAGGGCTACCTGACCGATGCGGGCCGCGCGCAGACGGGCAGGCCGGGAAGACCGGAGCAACAGTACGCGCTGACGGGCCAGGCCCGCCTTGCGCTCGGCGCTTTCTCCTGA
- the ftsY gene encoding signal recognition particle-docking protein FtsY, whose protein sequence is MARLFRKKEEGSKSLWDRIVDVALTDVSVLVKGLDEGSLEGLEETLIAADFGVPATLRLVDVVEKLAERGIARSSRDFLRAVREEIVAILSAGRSDTALRFNYEGGPTVFLVVGVNGVGKTTTIAKLAHRLTRQGRKVMIAAGDTFRAGAVEQLRRWAERVGCDFVGSEPGRDPAAVAFDAYEQAVAKGTDVLIVDTAGRLHTQTDLMKELEKVHRVLGKKLEGAPHEALVVLDSTTGQNAMAQIRTFGQTLPLTGIVLTKMDGTAKGGIVVALKEEFDLPVKFIGVGEKMGDLVPFEIEAFAEEVLEA, encoded by the coding sequence ATGGCTCGTCTGTTCCGCAAGAAGGAAGAAGGAAGCAAGTCGCTGTGGGACCGCATCGTCGACGTGGCGCTCACCGACGTCTCGGTGTTGGTGAAGGGGCTGGACGAGGGCTCGCTGGAGGGGCTGGAGGAAACGCTGATCGCGGCCGACTTCGGCGTGCCGGCCACGCTGCGGCTGGTGGACGTCGTCGAGAAGCTGGCCGAGCGCGGCATCGCCCGGTCGTCGCGAGACTTCCTGCGCGCCGTGCGCGAGGAGATCGTCGCCATCCTCAGCGCCGGCCGCTCCGACACGGCGCTGCGCTTCAACTACGAGGGCGGCCCCACGGTGTTCCTGGTGGTGGGCGTCAACGGCGTGGGCAAGACGACGACGATCGCCAAGCTGGCCCACCGCCTGACGCGGCAGGGTCGCAAGGTGATGATCGCCGCGGGCGACACCTTTCGCGCGGGCGCCGTCGAGCAACTGCGCCGCTGGGCGGAGCGCGTAGGGTGCGACTTCGTGGGAAGCGAGCCGGGGCGTGACCCCGCCGCCGTGGCCTTCGACGCCTACGAGCAGGCGGTGGCGAAGGGCACCGACGTGCTGATCGTGGACACGGCGGGCCGGCTGCACACGCAGACCGACCTGATGAAGGAGCTGGAAAAAGTGCACCGCGTGCTGGGCAAGAAGCTGGAGGGCGCGCCGCACGAGGCGCTGGTGGTGCTCGATTCCACCACGGGCCAGAACGCGATGGCGCAGATCCGCACCTTCGGGCAGACGCTGCCGCTGACGGGAATCGTGCTGACCAAGATGGATGGGACGGCGAAGGGCGGGATCGTCGTGGCGCTCAAGGAGGAGTTCGACCTGCCGGTGAAGTTCATCGGCGTCGGCGAAAAGATGGGCGACCTTGTGCCGTTCGAGATCGAGGCGTTCGCGGAGGAAGTGCTGGAGGCGTAG
- a CDS encoding hemolysin family protein produces the protein MDKVVPIVIITVLILLNALFVAAEFAIVGAPRASIERRAAEGDAAARMVSNILKDPRRQDRYIATAQLGITVASLGLGMYGEHVLAEWIGHWLVGLGPLREAGAHTLASVLAVALLTYFHIVVGEMIPKSIALQQADKAAVWVTPPVLVVQKILYPLVIGLNALGNAVLRLAGINRYVASGEHYRTPEELQFIVRESQAGGMLRQESADVLQELLEFGDLTAGEVMIPRVHVVGIPAGATADEMLDILRSSPHTRYPVYEGSLDHITGVVHIKDILRRMPNRRALRPSEVREVPYIPETAEMDTVLAAMRRVNSQMAVVMDEHGGTAGVITIEDLFEEVVGEIEEGWVARPEIHRALDGRLLVAGTVRISQVGEELGLVLEHDEVDTVSGLVLSLLDRPPLVGDVVEYDDVRFEVTAVEGHGVSECAVTPLLPPEGTDDAPRE, from the coding sequence ATGGATAAGGTCGTCCCCATCGTCATCATCACCGTGCTGATCCTGCTGAATGCGCTGTTCGTGGCGGCCGAGTTCGCCATCGTGGGCGCGCCGCGGGCCAGCATCGAGCGCCGCGCAGCCGAGGGCGACGCCGCGGCGCGGATGGTCAGCAACATCCTCAAGGACCCGCGGCGGCAGGACCGCTACATCGCCACGGCGCAGCTGGGCATCACCGTGGCCTCGCTGGGGCTGGGCATGTACGGCGAGCACGTGCTGGCGGAATGGATCGGCCACTGGCTGGTGGGGCTGGGGCCGCTGCGCGAGGCGGGTGCCCACACCCTGGCCAGCGTCCTGGCCGTGGCCCTGCTGACGTACTTCCACATCGTCGTCGGGGAGATGATCCCCAAGTCCATCGCCCTGCAGCAGGCCGACAAGGCGGCCGTGTGGGTGACGCCGCCGGTGCTGGTCGTCCAGAAGATCCTGTATCCGCTGGTGATCGGGCTGAACGCGCTCGGCAACGCGGTGCTGCGGCTGGCGGGAATCAACCGCTACGTGGCGTCGGGCGAGCACTACCGCACCCCCGAGGAGCTGCAGTTCATCGTGCGCGAAAGCCAGGCGGGCGGCATGCTGCGCCAGGAATCGGCCGACGTGCTGCAGGAGCTGCTGGAGTTCGGCGACCTCACGGCGGGCGAGGTGATGATCCCCCGCGTGCACGTCGTGGGAATCCCCGCCGGCGCCACGGCCGACGAGATGCTCGACATCCTCCGCTCCAGCCCGCACACCCGCTACCCGGTGTACGAGGGCAGCCTGGACCACATCACCGGCGTGGTGCACATCAAGGACATCCTGCGGCGGATGCCCAACCGGCGCGCGCTGCGGCCCTCGGAGGTGCGCGAGGTGCCGTACATCCCCGAAACGGCCGAGATGGACACGGTGCTGGCGGCCATGCGGCGGGTGAACTCGCAGATGGCCGTGGTGATGGACGAGCACGGCGGCACCGCGGGGGTCATCACCATCGAGGACCTGTTCGAGGAAGTGGTCGGCGAGATCGAGGAGGGGTGGGTGGCCCGCCCGGAGATCCACCGGGCGCTGGATGGGCGGCTGCTGGTGGCGGGTACGGTTCGCATCAGCCAGGTGGGCGAGGAGCTGGGGCTGGTGCTGGAGCACGACGAGGTGGATACGGTGAGCGGGCTGGTGCTGTCGCTGCTGGACCGCCCGCCGCTGGTGGGTGACGTGGTGGAGTACGACGACGTACGGTTCGAGGTGACGGCGGTGGAGGGGCACGGCGTGTCGGAGTGCGCGGTCACGCCGCTGCTGCCTCCGGAGGGGACGGACGACGCGCCGCGGGAGTGA